A stretch of Prunus dulcis chromosome 6, ALMONDv2, whole genome shotgun sequence DNA encodes these proteins:
- the LOC117632063 gene encoding WAT1-related protein At5g64700 isoform X1 produces MGSTKPYLAVIFIQIIYAGMILLSKAAFNGGMNSYVFVFYRQMAGALFMSPLAMIFERKSATPLSVVTFCKIFMLSFLGITLAINAYCIALTYTSATLGAASINCLPVATFFFAVLLRMEKVKIKTAAGIAKVAGLGVSMIGVAVLCFYKGPQLKPFLHHHLLESHNSHQDQQQAHASSSGHRWMIGCFLLLVSIICWSLWLVLQAQLLVKYPAKLRFTSLQCLSSAAQSFVVAIALERDPSQWNLGWNVNLLAIAYCGIMVTGFSYYLQAYVIEKKGPVFQAMSQPLNLIITVIGSVLLLGEAISLGSVLGGILLAASLYSVLWGKSKEQKSMENRTCLSVPVQPEKESAQLKEAEATITEPTLFV; encoded by the exons ATGGGTTCAACGAAACCTTATTTGGCAGTAATTTTCATACAGATAATATATGCAGGCATGATCTTGCTCTCTAAAGCTGCTTTCAATGGTGGTATGAACAGCTACGTGTTCGTCTTCTACAGACAAATGGCAGGAGCTCTGTTCATGTCCCCTCTTGCCATGATCTTTGAAAG GAAAAGTGCAACGCCTCTTTCTGTTGTGACCTTCTGCAAGATTTTTATGCTGTCTTTTCTGGG GATCACTTTGGCCATAAATGCTTATTGCATTGCCCTTACCTACACATCAGCGACTTTGGGTGCAGCATCCATTAACTGTCTACCTGTTGCAACATTTTTCTTTGCAGTTTTGCTCAG GATGGAGAAAGTGAAGATAAAGACAGCAGCTGGGATTGCAAAGGTTGCAGGCCTGGGAGTGAGCATGATTGGTGTGGCAGTCCTTTGTTTTTACAAGGGACCCCAGTTGAAGCCTTTTTTACATCATCACCTCTTGGAGTCTCATAACAGCCATCAAGACCAACAACAAGCTcatgcttcttcttctgggCACAGATGGATGATTGGTTGTTTCCTCCTGCTCGTTTCTATTATTTGTTGGAGCTTGTGGCTTGTACTTCAG GCTCAACTTCTTGTAAAGTACCCTGCAAAGCTACGCTTCACAAGTCTACAATGCCTGTCAAGTGCAGCACAGTCATTTGTTGTTGCCATCGCTTTGGAAAGAGATCCTAGTCAGTGGAATCTGGGCTGGAACGTTAATTTACTTGCAATTGCTTATTGT GGCATCATGGTGACCGGCTTTTCATACTACTTGCAAGCATATGTGATTGAGAAGAAGGGGCCAGTTTTTCAAGCGATGTCACAGCCATTAAATCTCATCATCACAGTTATTGGCTCGGTGTTGCTCTTAGGGGAGGCCATCAGTTTGGGAAG TGTTTTAGGTGGAATCCTGTTGGCTGCGAGCCTTTACAGTGTTTTGTGGGGAAAAAGCAAAGAGCAGAAGAGCATGGAAAATCGTACTTGCTTATCAGTTCCAGTTCAACCTGAAAAGGAAAGTGCGCAGCTGAAAGAGGCAGAGGCCACCATCACTGAACCAACCTTGTTTGTTTAA
- the LOC117632236 gene encoding protein arginine N-methyltransferase 1.6-like yields MEFDCSKPITSSCGKTQVEFTEPGICHGFALWIDWVMDSENSLVVSTGPEKRYWKQGVKLLAEPVAVRTNESRSTGECRSAVIQASFDPSSGDLDVRHAFS; encoded by the exons ATGGAGTTTGATTGCTCAAAACCTATAACATCATCTTGTGGAAAAACCCAG GTTGAATTTACTGAGCCTGGGATATGCCATGGCTTTGCACTATGGATTGATTGGGTGATGGATTCAGAGAACTCCCTTGTTGTGTCTACAGGGCCAG AGAAGAGATATTGGAAGCAAGGAGTAAAGCTTCTGGCTGAGCCTGTGGCAGTTAGAACTAACGAATCAAGAAGTACAGGTGAATGCCGGTCTGCAGTGATTCAAGCGTCGTTTGACCCATCAAGCGGCGACCTCGACGTCAGACATG
- the LOC117632063 gene encoding WAT1-related protein At5g64700 isoform X2, translating to MGSTKPYLAVIFIQIIYAGMILLSKAAFNGGMNSYVFVFYRQMAGALFMSPLAMIFERMEKVKIKTAAGIAKVAGLGVSMIGVAVLCFYKGPQLKPFLHHHLLESHNSHQDQQQAHASSSGHRWMIGCFLLLVSIICWSLWLVLQAQLLVKYPAKLRFTSLQCLSSAAQSFVVAIALERDPSQWNLGWNVNLLAIAYCGIMVTGFSYYLQAYVIEKKGPVFQAMSQPLNLIITVIGSVLLLGEAISLGSVLGGILLAASLYSVLWGKSKEQKSMENRTCLSVPVQPEKESAQLKEAEATITEPTLFV from the exons ATGGGTTCAACGAAACCTTATTTGGCAGTAATTTTCATACAGATAATATATGCAGGCATGATCTTGCTCTCTAAAGCTGCTTTCAATGGTGGTATGAACAGCTACGTGTTCGTCTTCTACAGACAAATGGCAGGAGCTCTGTTCATGTCCCCTCTTGCCATGATCTTTGAAAG GATGGAGAAAGTGAAGATAAAGACAGCAGCTGGGATTGCAAAGGTTGCAGGCCTGGGAGTGAGCATGATTGGTGTGGCAGTCCTTTGTTTTTACAAGGGACCCCAGTTGAAGCCTTTTTTACATCATCACCTCTTGGAGTCTCATAACAGCCATCAAGACCAACAACAAGCTcatgcttcttcttctgggCACAGATGGATGATTGGTTGTTTCCTCCTGCTCGTTTCTATTATTTGTTGGAGCTTGTGGCTTGTACTTCAG GCTCAACTTCTTGTAAAGTACCCTGCAAAGCTACGCTTCACAAGTCTACAATGCCTGTCAAGTGCAGCACAGTCATTTGTTGTTGCCATCGCTTTGGAAAGAGATCCTAGTCAGTGGAATCTGGGCTGGAACGTTAATTTACTTGCAATTGCTTATTGT GGCATCATGGTGACCGGCTTTTCATACTACTTGCAAGCATATGTGATTGAGAAGAAGGGGCCAGTTTTTCAAGCGATGTCACAGCCATTAAATCTCATCATCACAGTTATTGGCTCGGTGTTGCTCTTAGGGGAGGCCATCAGTTTGGGAAG TGTTTTAGGTGGAATCCTGTTGGCTGCGAGCCTTTACAGTGTTTTGTGGGGAAAAAGCAAAGAGCAGAAGAGCATGGAAAATCGTACTTGCTTATCAGTTCCAGTTCAACCTGAAAAGGAAAGTGCGCAGCTGAAAGAGGCAGAGGCCACCATCACTGAACCAACCTTGTTTGTTTAA